GCCGTCGCGCCGTCCGGTGAGCCGTTGCGGATGAGCTGTCAGGCCGCCGGACCGTTGGCCGCGCAGGCCGCCAACTCCGTGCTCAGCCGCATCGCCGGAGGAACGCCCGCACCGCTGAACCAGGCGTTCGTCGGGCAGTGCATCAGCCTGGGCCGCAACCACGGAACCGTCCAGTTCGCCCGCACCGACGACACCCCGGTAAACGTGGCCGTGGGTGGCCGCGTGAGCGCATCCATCAAGGAGGCGGTCTGCAAGGGCACATTGTGGGCGCTTCGCCGCGAAGCGGCGAAACCCGGCTCGTACTGGTGGCTCAAAGGCGGCGACCGGCCCGCCGGGCTGGCCGCCGATCGACAGGTCGCGCTGCGATGACGGGTCCGTCGGACCCGTCATCCTCGGGAGTTGAGCACGCCGAGCGGTTCACCCTGCTGCGTCCGCTGCTATTCACCATCGCCTACGAAATCCTGGGCTCGGCAACAGAATCCGATGATGTGTTGCAGGACAGCTATTTGCGGTGGGCGGATGTCGACCTGTCGACGGTGCGCGACACCAAGTCCTATCTGGCCCAGCTAGTCACCCGGCAGGCACTCAACGCGTTGCGGGCCGGTGCCCGCCGCCGTGAGGAGTACGTGGGCCCGTGGCTGCCCGAGCCGCTGCTCCTCGACGACCAGGATCCGTCGGCCGATGTCGTTCTGGCGGAATCGGTTTCGATGGCGATGCTGGTGTTGCTGGAGACGCTGAGTCCCGACGAACGCGCTGTGTTCGTGCTGCGCGAGGTGTTCGGATTCGACTACGGCGCGATCGCCGAGGCGGTGGGCAAGCCGGCGCCGACCGTGCGACAGGTTGCCCACCGGGCCCGGGAACATGTGCGGGCCCGACGCAAGCGCTTCGACAGCGTGGATCCGCGACGCAACGAGCAGATCACCGCTGCGTTCCTCCAAACGGCGGCCAACGGCGACGTGGCGGCGCTGATGGCGATGCTCGCCCCGGACGCGACCTGGCTGGCCGACAGCGGCGGAAAAGTGTCGGCGGCCCGCCGGCCGGTGGTCGGCGCCGAGCGGGTGGCCAGGGCCATTGCCGGGCTGATGCGCAAGGCGGGGGCGCAGTTGCAGGTGCAGACGGTGACGTGCAATAGCGCGCCGGCGGTCTTGCTCTACCTCGACGGACACCTTGAAGGGGTGATCACGTTGGAAATCGTCGACGACAAGATCACGCATTTCTATGTGATGCGCAACCCCGACAAGTTGACGACCCTGGCGACGGCCCGCACCATCAGCCGCGGCTGAGCCCCCGCAGCAACACTTGCGCTGCGAAAATCCACCGTTCTGTCAAGCTAGAACGGTGCGAATCGAGCGACTCGGCGATCTTGGCGGCGCACCCGCGGTGCTCCGGGCCGTCGGCCGCGCCACCCGTCGACTCGATTTGCCGCCACCGGCCGCGCTGACCGGTGAATGGTTCGGTGCGCGGGCGGTGATCGCTCCGAGTGTGTCGATACAACCGGTCAGCCGCGACGACGTGTTCGCGGTCCCGCCGGGCGGCAACGGGCCCGATGCCGCTAGCGGGGCGGTGGGCGGCGGCTGGGTCGGCTACCTGTCCTACCCGGACGCCGGCGCGGACGGGCGACCTCACCGGATCCCGGAAGCCGCCGGCGGCTGGACCGACTGCGTGCTACGCCGCGATCGAGACGGGCAGTGGTGGTACGAGAGCTTGTCCGGTTCCCCGATAGCGGGCTGGCTGGCCAGCGCGCTGGCGGCAATCCCGGCATCGGTCAACCGACCCACCCCGGATTGCCGGATCGACTGGGAACCGGCCGACCGGGCGGCGCACCGGGACGGGGTGCTGGCCTGCCTGGAAGCGATCGCCGCCGGCGAGGTCTACCAAGCATGCGTGTGCACGCAGTTCTCCGGGACGGTCGTCGGGTCCCCGCTGGACTTCTTCATCGACGGGTTCGGTCGTACCTCTGCCGCCCGGGCCGCCTTTGTCGCGGGAGGGTGGGGCGCGGTCGCGTCGCTATCCCCGGAGCTATTCCTGCGGCGCCGTGGTGCCGTTGTGACGTCGAGCCCGATCAAGGGCACGCTTCCGTTGGATGCCCAGCCGTCGGCGCTGCGGGCCTCGGCCAAAGAGGTGGCCGAGAACATCATGATCGTGGATCTGGTCCGCAACGATCTCGGCCGGGTGGCGGTAACCGGGACGGTGACGGTGCCCGAGTTGTTGGTGGTGCGACGAGCGCCGGGAGTGTGGCACCTGGTGTCCACGGTGTCGGCGCGAGTTCCGCTCAAGCAGCCGACGTCAGCGCTGCTAGACGCCGCCTTTCCGCCGGCTTCGGTCACCGGCACACCCAAACTTCGGGCTCGCCAATTGATTTCGCAATGGGAGCAGCATCGTCGCGGGATATATTGCGGCACAGTTGGTTTGGCCTCCCCAATCGCCGGATGCGAGCTCAACGTCGCAATCCGCACCGTCGAGTTCGACACCACCGGCAACGCCGTGCTGGGCGTCGGCGGCGGGATCACCGCAGACTCCGATCCCGCCGCCGAATGGGAGGAATGCCTGCACAAAGCTGCTCCCATCGTCGGGCAGCCGACCACGGCGACCGCGACCCGGGTCGGTTAGCCAGCAAACTGGCGGCAGCCAGCGTGGTGAATTTCGCCGAACGCCCACGCGGTGGGCCAGGTGCGCCTAAGCTCAAGCCATTGACGCGTGTCTGTCGCGTGTCGAATTTCGAGAGGGGCTCGAGAGGGGTTTGCGATGAGAATCGCTGTCGTTGGCACCGCGGCCGCTGCCGTGGTAGGGGGGACGCTGGCGGTAGCGCCGTTAACGTTGTCTTCACAGGAGCGAATTGCGGGCGGGACGTGTGTTGCCGGCCAGCAATGCGATCGTCTGGCATCGGTCCTGATGCCCGACCACGTGACACAACCGGGGCCCGCCGCAGCGCAGCCCGCGGTACCGGCGCCCGTCCAGCCGGCGGTCGACGCGATCGCGCCGGCTCTGCTTCCGCGACCGGCCGCCCGCGCGGTACCCGGGGTGGCCACGCCGGGAACCCCCGGCGCGCCTGGCGCGGGCATCTCGGCCCTGCCCCCCGCGGCCGCCCTGCCGCCCGGACCTGCCCTGCCGAACGCGGCCGCGCCGGACATAGCTGACATCGGGATTCCGGGCGTCGGCATCCCCGGCATTGGGATCCCCGGCGTCGGCGTTCCCGGCATCGGCATTCCCGGCATCGGCGTTCCCGGCATCGGCATTCCCGGCGTCGGCGTCCCTGGTATACCCGACCCAATCACCGGGGTGAACACGGCCGCCGCGGTCGTGAATGGGGTCCTGGGCGTGGGAGCCACGACCGCGGGCGTTTTGACCTCAAGCGCGGTCGCGGTCACCTATCTTGTGCTCGCAGTAAACGCGCTGGAGTCCTCCGGGATCCTGCCGGGAGTCCGCGAAACAGCAAGCACGGTGGGCTCCCTGCTGCTGCCCGGGGTGCCAGCAGCGGGTGCGCTGCCGGCGGTGGGTTTGCCGGGCCTGCCCGGCGTGACGCCGGCGAGCCTGGTCGCGTTGGCGGCAGCGGGCGGTCTGCCGGGTGTGGGTTTTCCGAGTCTGCCGGGCGTATCGCCGACGGATCTGATCGCGATGGCGGCGGCGGCCGGTCTGCCGACGAGCTTGCCGGGTTTGCCAGCAATGTCGCCGGCGGAGCTGACCGCGCTGGTGGCAGGTGGTCTGCCGATGCTGGCGGCCGGTCTGCCGGCTGGCCTGCCGGGGGTGGATCCGGCGATGCTGGCCGCTCTGGTTGGGGCGAATCCGGCGGTGCTGGCCGCGGCTCTGCCGGGGGTGGATCCGGCGGTTCTGGCTGCGGGCGCGGCGGCGTTGCCCGGGCTGGATCCGGCGGCCCTGGCCGCGGGCGCGGCGGCGCTGCCGGGGGTGGATCCGGCGGCCCTGGCCGCGGGCGCGGCGGCGCTGCCGGCGCTGGCGGGCGGTCTACCGCCCGGTCTCCCGGCATTGCCCGCGGGTGTGCCCCCGCTCCCGGCGGCGCCGGCGCTGCCGGCACCGCCCGCACTACCGGCACCTCCGGCACTGCCGGGACCTCCGGCACTGCCGGCGCTTCCGCACCCACGGGTGTGCACACCTTCATTTGGCCCCATCGGAGTGTGCACCCCCTAACCTGACCCGCGGCTACAGTTCCGCTGCCCCAGGTGCCTCCGCCTCCCGGCGTGATTGCAGCACGGCCTCGTAGAGCTGACGCGTGCGCACCCCGGGATGCGCCGCCGCCACCTCGCTGCAGGCGTCCTTGACGCGAATACCCCCCGCGACGAATTCCTCCACTTGAGCCAACAGCGACGCCAGGTCCGGACGCGGGGCCGCGCCGGCCAACACCACGGTGATCTCGCCGAGCACGCCCCCGGACGCCCAGGCGGCCAGCTCGTCAAGCGATCCGCGCACCACTTCCTCGTGCACCTTGGTCAGCTCCCGGCAGATCGCCGCCGGCCGGGCGCCGCCGAGCTGCTCGGCGGCATCGCGCAGGCACGCGGCCAACCGACGCGGTGATTCGAAGAACACACAGGTGCGCCGCTCCTCGGCCAGGGTGGCCAGCCATGCCCGCCGCGCCGAGCCCTTGCGCGGGGCGAAACCCTCGAAGCAGAACTTCTCCGCCGGCAGACCGGACACCACCAGCGCGGTCGTCACCGCGGACGGCCCCGGCAAACACGTCACCGGAACCCCGGCGTCGACACACGCCGCAACCAGCCGATAGCCGGGGTCGTTGATCACCGGCATCCCGGCGTCGCTGACCACCAGCACCGTCGCACCGGTGATGACCGCGTCGAGCAGGGCAGTCACCCGCACCGCCTCCACCCGGTCGAACAAGCTGACCAGCCGTCCGCCAATCCGGATATCGAGAGCCTTGGCCAAGGTTCGCACGCGCCGGGTGTCCTCGGCCGCCACCACATCGGCACTGGCCAACGCGTCGACCAGGCGTGGCGAGGCATCCGAGGGCTGACCCAGCGGGGTTGCGCCGAGCAACAGGCGACCAGAGGTCATGACCGACAGCCTACGATCGACACCGATGGCCGCCCCGCCCCGAGAAACCCCCGCCGTTGCCCAGGAGCGGGAAGCACCCGTGGTCAGCCCCGGACCGCTGGTGCCGGTCGCTGATTTCGGGCCGGTAGACCGATTGCGCGGCTGGATCGTGACCGGCGTGATTACCCTCCTCGCCGCGGTGTCCCGGTTCCTGAACCTGGGTTCTCCGACCGACGCCGACACCCCCATCTTCGATGAGAAGCACTACGCACCTCAGGCCTGGCAGGTGCTGAACAACCACGGGGTGGAGGACAACCCCGGCTACGGCCTGGTTGTGCACCCTCCGGTCGGTAAGCAGCTGATCGCGATAGGCGAGGCAATCTTCGGTTACAACGGACTCGGCTGGCGGTTCACCGGGGCCCTGCTGGGCGTGGTACTGGTGGCCCTGGTGGTGCGCATCGTGCGGCGAATCAGCCGGTCGACGCTGGTCGGCGCCATCGCCGGCCTGCTGCTGATCTGCGACGGGGTCAGTTTTGTCACCGCGCGGACCGCGCTGCTGGACGGCTTTCTGACGTTCTTCGTGGTCGCGGCGTTCGGCGCGCTGATCGTCGACCGCGATCGGGTCCGGGAACGGATGCACATCACGCTCCTGGAGGGCCGCAGCGCCGCCACGGTGTGGGGCCCCAGGTTGGGCGTGCGCTGGTGGCGGTTCGGCGCCGGGGTGCTGCTGGGATTGGCTTGCGCGACAAAGTGGTCCGGCCTGTACTTCGTGCTGTTCTTCGGCGCGATGTCGCTGGCGTTCGACGTGGCGGCGCGACGTCAATATCAGGTGCCAAGACCGTGGCTGGGGACATTGCGACGTGATGTGGTTCCCACCGGGTATGCGCTGGTGCTAGTCCCGCTCGCGGTCTACCTGGCCAGCTATGCCCCGTGGTTCGCCTCCGAGACCGCCATCGACCGGCACGCGGTGGGCCAGGCGGTTGGTCGACACTCGGTTATCCCGCTGCCCGATGCCATTCGCTCGCTCTGGCACTACACCGCCAAGGCTTTCCACTTCCATGCGGGCCTGACGAACTCCGCAGGCAACTACCACCCGTGGGAATCCAAACCGTGGAGCTGGCCCATGTCGTTGCGGCCGGTCCTGTATGCCATCGACCAACAGGACGTTGCCGGCTGCGGCGCCCAGTCGTGCGTCAAGGCCCAGCTGCTGGTCGGCACGCCGGCGATGTGGTGGCTGGCCGTGCCGGTCCTCGCCTATGCCGCCTGGCGGATGTTCGTGCGCCGGGACTGGCGCTACGCGGTGGTGCTGGTCGGCTACTGCGCCGGTTGGTTGCCGTGGTTCGCCGACATGGACCGGCAGATGTACTTCTTCTACGCAGCGACGATGGCGCCGTTCCTGGTGATGGGCATTTCGCTGATTCTCGGCGATATCCTCTACCACCACCCCGTTCCCGGCTCGGAGCGACGCACGCTCGGCCTGATCGTCGTCTCCTGCTACGTGGCTTTAGTGGTAACCAATTTCGCCTGGCTGTATCCGGTGCTCACCGGCATGCCGATCTCGCAACAGACCTGGAACATGGAGATCTGGCTGCCCAGCTGGCGGTGAGCTGCGCCGAGAATGCCGTGACGGCTGTGAGGGCTACCGGTGGCAAGCCGGCGCGCACCGCGTTGGATCTCGGCCGGCATCTACCGGGCGGTGTAGCGGTCGCTCACCTTGACGCGCGAGCTAGAGCGGATCGCGCGCGGCCGGACACGACATACAGCGCGGCCCGCCCCGGCCCGTGCCCAGTTCGGAGCCCGCGATGGTGAGCACTTCGATACCCGCGTCCTGCAGGTGGGCGTTGGTCTGTACGTTGCGCTCATAGGCGACGACGACACCGGGCGCTAGCGCCAAAGTGTTGTTGCCATCGTCCCACTGTTCGCGTTCGGCGATGACGGGGTCCAACCCGGTGTGTATGACGCGCAGCTTGTCGATCCCCATCGCCTTGGCCGCTGCGTCCGGAAAAGGGGCCGCATCGCTGATCGTCACGCCGTCGGGCGTGCGCAGGATCGTGAACGCCTCTAGCCTGTCGACAACGTTGGCGTACATCACCACCGTATCGGTGTCGACCATCGTGCACACCGTGTCCAGATGCATCTGCGCGCGCTGCTGGGCGATCGGCACGGCCAGCACAGTGTGTGCGAGATCATCGTCAAAAAGGCTGCGCGCCAACGCTTCCGCACCCGCCGGCGTGGTCCGCTCGCCTACCCCGACAGCGACCACCCCCGGGGCGAGCAACAGCACGTCGCCACCCTCAACCGGAGCGGTGCGCGATTCGTAGGCACGCCGCACACCGGTGAACCGCGGGTGATGGGCGTAGATGAGGTCGGTCAACGACGCTTCACGGACCCGCGCTCGCAGCGCCAGCGATGGAATCACGAATCGCGGCCCGATCCATATCGACGAGTCGCGGGTGAACACCAGGTTCGGCAACGGCTCAATGACGAAATCCCCGCCATGGTGCATGCGCAGCACCAACGACACCGCGGTGCGGGTGTCCGCGGGAAGCTCGTCGAACGTCATGCCGGCGGTCAGCACATGAGCCAGCCTGACCGGGTCAAGGCCACGCAGGTGGGCCGAAAGCTCCTGCGCCAGCGGCAGTCCGAGCCGCGGCGTGTCGACGGCAGACGCGATGCCCTGCACGCGGGCCGCCCCGCTGTGGTGCAGCGCCTCAGTCAGCAGGTCGGACAGCAACAGCACTTGCACCCCGCGGGATCGCAGCAGCTCGGCGAACTCGTCATGCTCCTCCTGCGCGCGGGATACCCAGGGCAGCCCGTCGAACAGCAGCTGGTCACTATTTCGCGGCGTTAGCCGACGC
The nucleotide sequence above comes from Mycobacterium decipiens. Encoded proteins:
- a CDS encoding dolichyl-phosphate-mannose--protein mannosyltransferase; this encodes MAAPPRETPAVAQEREAPVVSPGPLVPVADFGPVDRLRGWIVTGVITLLAAVSRFLNLGSPTDADTPIFDEKHYAPQAWQVLNNHGVEDNPGYGLVVHPPVGKQLIAIGEAIFGYNGLGWRFTGALLGVVLVALVVRIVRRISRSTLVGAIAGLLLICDGVSFVTARTALLDGFLTFFVVAAFGALIVDRDRVRERMHITLLEGRSAATVWGPRLGVRWWRFGAGVLLGLACATKWSGLYFVLFFGAMSLAFDVAARRQYQVPRPWLGTLRRDVVPTGYALVLVPLAVYLASYAPWFASETAIDRHAVGQAVGRHSVIPLPDAIRSLWHYTAKAFHFHAGLTNSAGNYHPWESKPWSWPMSLRPVLYAIDQQDVAGCGAQSCVKAQLLVGTPAMWWLAVPVLAYAAWRMFVRRDWRYAVVLVGYCAGWLPWFADMDRQMYFFYAATMAPFLVMGISLILGDILYHHPVPGSERRTLGLIVVSCYVALVVTNFAWLYPVLTGMPISQQTWNMEIWLPSWR
- the arcA gene encoding arginine deiminase, with translation MGVELGSNSEVGALRVVILHRPGAELRRLTPRNSDQLLFDGLPWVSRAQEEHDEFAELLRSRGVQVLLLSDLLTEALHHSGAARVQGIASAVDTPRLGLPLAQELSAHLRGLDPVRLAHVLTAGMTFDELPADTRTAVSLVLRMHHGGDFVIEPLPNLVFTRDSSIWIGPRFVIPSLALRARVREASLTDLIYAHHPRFTGVRRAYESRTAPVEGGDVLLLAPGVVAVGVGERTTPAGAEALARSLFDDDLAHTVLAVPIAQQRAQMHLDTVCTMVDTDTVVMYANVVDRLEAFTILRTPDGVTISDAAPFPDAAAKAMGIDKLRVIHTGLDPVIAEREQWDDGNNTLALAPGVVVAYERNVQTNAHLQDAGIEVLTIAGSELGTGRGGPRCMSCPAARDPL
- the rsmI gene encoding 16S rRNA (cytidine(1402)-2'-O)-methyltransferase, giving the protein MTSGRLLLGATPLGQPSDASPRLVDALASADVVAAEDTRRVRTLAKALDIRIGGRLVSLFDRVEAVRVTALLDAVITGATVLVVSDAGMPVINDPGYRLVAACVDAGVPVTCLPGPSAVTTALVVSGLPAEKFCFEGFAPRKGSARRAWLATLAEERRTCVFFESPRRLAACLRDAAEQLGGARPAAICRELTKVHEEVVRGSLDELAAWASGGVLGEITVVLAGAAPRPDLASLLAQVEEFVAGGIRVKDACSEVAAAHPGVRTRQLYEAVLQSRREAEAPGAAEL
- a CDS encoding RNA polymerase sigma-70 factor, producing MTGPSDPSSSGVEHAERFTLLRPLLFTIAYEILGSATESDDVLQDSYLRWADVDLSTVRDTKSYLAQLVTRQALNALRAGARRREEYVGPWLPEPLLLDDQDPSADVVLAESVSMAMLVLLETLSPDERAVFVLREVFGFDYGAIAEAVGKPAPTVRQVAHRAREHVRARRKRFDSVDPRRNEQITAAFLQTAANGDVAALMAMLAPDATWLADSGGKVSAARRPVVGAERVARAIAGLMRKAGAQLQVQTVTCNSAPAVLLYLDGHLEGVITLEIVDDKITHFYVMRNPDKLTTLATARTISRG
- a CDS encoding aminodeoxychorismate synthase component I, which gives rise to MRIERLGDLGGAPAVLRAVGRATRRLDLPPPAALTGEWFGARAVIAPSVSIQPVSRDDVFAVPPGGNGPDAASGAVGGGWVGYLSYPDAGADGRPHRIPEAAGGWTDCVLRRDRDGQWWYESLSGSPIAGWLASALAAIPASVNRPTPDCRIDWEPADRAAHRDGVLACLEAIAAGEVYQACVCTQFSGTVVGSPLDFFIDGFGRTSAARAAFVAGGWGAVASLSPELFLRRRGAVVTSSPIKGTLPLDAQPSALRASAKEVAENIMIVDLVRNDLGRVAVTGTVTVPELLVVRRAPGVWHLVSTVSARVPLKQPTSALLDAAFPPASVTGTPKLRARQLISQWEQHRRGIYCGTVGLASPIAGCELNVAIRTVEFDTTGNAVLGVGGGITADSDPAAEWEECLHKAAPIVGQPTTATATRVG